The following proteins are co-located in the Vigna angularis cultivar LongXiaoDou No.4 chromosome 2, ASM1680809v1, whole genome shotgun sequence genome:
- the LOC108327600 gene encoding probable transcriptional regulator RABBIT EARS, with protein sequence MEDSQYLLWFKRKQILNSHIQQPFGARITNTNSSWEERAFAEDAARILGGCIWPPRSYSCNFCKREFRSAQALGGHMNVHRRDRARLKQSLGHPNESLQHLHKNDCSAAASKASSSRPSTISTQENCYHQPTMSPYSPSFSWGHHHMGSSDSEPKGSAVNGREQFLKGSGCNDYVETSLSVGQSSVFGQKLPIESYGDEAISYKRSKTSMPPLPVFHKPCSSDRHLTFHSAEFVLGLKPGMEDLDLELRLGKPQKVI encoded by the exons ATGGAGGATTCTCAGTACTTGTTGTGGTTCAAGAGAAAACAAATCTTGAACTCACATATTCAACAACCATTTGGAGCCCGCATCACCAACACCAACTCATCATGGGAGGAAAGAGCTTTTGCAGAAGATGCTGCTAGGATACTTGGTGGGTGCATATGGCCTCCAAGATCATACTCTTGTAATTTCTGTAAAAGAGAGTTTAGGTCTGCTCAGGCTCTAGGGGGACACATGAATGTTCACAGGAGGGACAGGGCTAGGCTCAAACAAAGCCTTGGTCACCCTAATGAATCCCTTCAACATCTTCACAAAAATGATT GTTCAGCTGCAGCAAGCAAAGCCTCATCTTCTAGGCCCTCAACTATATCCACTCAAGAAAATTGTTATCATCAACCTACCATGTCTCCTTACTCTCCTTCGTTTAGCTGGGGACATCACCACATGGGCTCTTCTGATTCAGAACCAAAAGGGTCTGCAGTGAATGGAAGGGAACAGTTTTTAAAAGGTTCGGGTTGCAATGATTATGTTGAAACAAGTTTGTCTGTGGGACAAAGTTCAGTGTTTGGCCAAAAGTTACCAATTGAATCATATGGGGACGAAGCTATCAGTTATAAAAGATCAAAGACTTCTATGCCTCCTTTGCCTGTCTTCCACAAGCCATGTTCAAGTGATAGACACCTAACTTTTCATTCTGCAGAATTCGTACTTGGACTCAAGCCTGGAATGGAAGACTTAGATCTTGAACTCAGGCTGGGGAAGCCACAGAAAGTTATTTAG
- the LOC108329105 gene encoding tropinone reductase homolog At5g06060: MANPEGSSRGSRWSLKGTTALVTGGTRGIGHAVVEELAEFGATVYTCSRNEEELNARLKEWKEKGFLVSGSVCDVTSPAQRENLIKQVDSAFNGKLNILVNNVGTTVRKPTIEYTTEDYSKLMAINLDSAYHLSQLAYPLLKASGNGSIVFISSVAGQTSVASGAIYAANKAAIDQLSRYLACEWAKDNIRSNSVSPWYTNTSVHTQLLTNKEIVNEIISRTPIKRIAEAHEVSSLVAFLCLPAASYITGQVICVDGGFTVYGFQPSVRIT; the protein is encoded by the exons ATGGCGAACCCAGAGGGTAGTAGCAGAGGTTCAAGATGGTCACTTAAGGGAACCACTGCTCTCGTTACTGGAGGCACACGTGGAATCGG GCATGCTGTGGTGGAGGAACTGGCGGAGTTTGGTGCCACGGTGTACACTTGTTCCAGGAATGAAGAGGAGCTGAATGCACGCTTGAAGGAATGGAAAGAGAAAGGGTTTTTGGTTTCTGGGTCGGTTTGTGATGTGACTTCTCCAGCCCAAAGAGAGAACCTCATTAAACAAGTGGACTCTGCCTTCAACGGCAAGCTCAACATACTT GTAAACAATGTGGGAACAACTGTGAGGAAACCAACAATAGAGTATACTACTGAAGATTATTCAAAATTGATGGCAATTAACTTGGACTCTGCATACCATCTCAGCCAACTTGCATATCCTCTTCTTAAAGCATCTGGAAATGGAAGTATTGTGTTCATTTCCTCTGTTGCAGGTCAGACAAGCGTAGCTTCTGGAGCCATTTATGCAGCAAATAAAG CTGCTATTGATCAGCTTTCTAGATATCTTGCGTGTGAATGGGCGAAAGACAACATAAGGAGCAACAGTGTTTCACCCTGGTATACCAACACATCAGTTCATACACAG TTGCTTACAAATAAGGAAATTGTTAACGAGATAATATCTCGAACGCCAATAAAGCGAATTGCAGAAGCACATGAAGTGTCATCCTTGGTGGCTTTCCTTTGTTTGCCGGCAGCTTCTTACATCACTGGACAAGTTATTTGTGTTGATGGAGGATTTACTGTGTATGGATTTCAACCCAGCGTGAGAATTacatga